The Natribaculum luteum genome contains the following window.
TTAGTTCCAACAGTAATTAAGGATTGTGTCGTCGCGTGACGGCTGTCGATTCGCCCGATCGTCACGACTATGGGGAGACCGGCCCTACGGGAGGGCGTGCAGGTCGTCGGCTACGAACCGAGCGGAACCGGCTCGTCGCTACTGCTGAGCGACGGCGACGAGGTTCGCCACCGGCCGCTCGAGACCGGCGACGAACTCGCCTACGGGCTCGGAACCCGCCGCTGTGCCGGGGTGGTCGATGGAGAGAGACATCGTGCGTGTGATCGCCGCGACGCGCCCTACTGTGACTATCATACGCGCACGTGGGTCTGTGCGCGCTGTACGGGCACCTGCCTGAAAGACGAGATGGACTGTTACGACGAGCACGTCGTCTACCTCGCCGCCTTCGCCCCCGACACGTTCAAGGTGGGCGTCACCCGGAGCTGGCGGCTCGAGACCAGGCTCCGCGAACAGGGGGCCGACCGCGGCGCACACGTTCACACCGTCTCGAACGGGCGGATCGCCCGGGAACTCGAGGCCGAGATCGCCCGCCATCTCACCGACCGCGTTCGCACGCCGACGAAGATCGACTCGCTCGCGGCGACCGTCGACGACGACGCCTGGGACGCACTCACGGCGGAGTACGACGTGACCGACCGCTACGCCTTCGAGTACGGACTCGACCTCGAGACCAGGCCCGTCCACGAGACGATCGCCTCGGGAACGGTCGTCGGCGTGAAAGGGCGGCTCCTCGTCCTCGAGCGCGGCGGGACGAACTACGCGGTCGACATGCGCGATCTCGTGGGCTACGACCTCGAGACCGACGGCGCTGCCCCACGCGTACAGTCGTCGCTCGGGTCGTTCTGAGAGTGACCGGTCGACTGCCCACATGACAATCCTTTTCCGGACTGGCACAGAAGCCGCAAACATGGCTGACGACAACGACACCGACGCCACGGAACAGGAAAACGACGAGGGCGGTGAGGAGAAGTCCTTCCGCGAACGAGTCGAGGAGATCCGAGAAAAGCGCGCCGAAGAGGGCGACGAGGAGCGTCCCGACGATCCGTTCGGTGGCGGCGGCCCCGGCGGCCCCGGCGGCATGGGCGGGAACCCCTTCGCACAGATGATGGGCGGCATGATGGGCGGCGGCCCCGGCGGCCCCGGCGGCGCCCGCGGACAGGAAGCCGGCAACGAAGAACTCGCACGAGAGGTCCGACAGCTTCGCGACGAGGTTCGAGACGCGACCCGCCAGCTCCAGCGTATTGCGGACGCGCTCGAGGACTAAATCGCTCGTATTCTCGTCGACGGTTCGACCGGCCGAAAACGTCGGCACGTTATCGTCGAAGCGACTGTCACCGTTCTGCGAACCGCTTCACCAGCGGCCACTTTTCGATCAGGTCCGACGCCGACCATCGGTCGACGAACCGTTCCGAGAGCGTGATGCTCACGTACGCCAGGACGATGCCGGCGAGGACGTCGATCGTCCAGTGGATCGCGAGGTACATCGTCGAGATCGCGACGCTGACAGCGAGGAAGATGGCGACGGGCATCCACTTGGGGTAGACGTCGCGGGTCCGGTAGGCGAACATCGCGATCGTCGCCGAAAGCGACGTGTGCAACGACGGGAAAACGTTGGTGTTGCGGTTGACCTGTCGGGTGAGGTGCTGGTACTGCGGATACGTTTCGTAGAGTAACGCCTCGGCAAGCTCCGGAATCATGTTCCGCGGCCCGTAGGCGATGACGAGGACGTAACAGAGCAGTCCCAGCGTGTAGTTGAGCGTGTACGCCGTCAGCAGTTCGCGCAGCGGCCTGGTGTCCGACAGCGCGAAGTAAGCGACGACCGGGAAGACGAGCAAGAACACGTAGCCGTAGATGTAGATGAACGAGAAGTACGTCGTCGCCACGGGCGTCGCGTGCGACTGCACCCAGAGGACGAACCCGCCCTCGATGTCGTAGAACACCTCCGTCACCTCCCAGCCGATCATCCAGGAGAGGTCCGGGACGATCTGGCGGGCGACGCTGTTGAAAAGCAGGCTGATCGTGAGAATGCCAGTGATCGGTGCGGCCGACTTTAGGCGGTCACGGTACTCTCGACGCGTTTTCGCGAGTCGGTCGCGACCGACCACGGCCGCTGTCGACACGGCGGTCATGACTGCGACGACGACGATCAGCTGGAGGAGGACGCGTACGAGCATTAGTTTCTTGCGAGGAGTTTTCCGTCTTCGTCGTATCTGAACCCGACCTCTTCGAACGCGGTTCGCGCCGCCGACTCGTCGAGTTGTCCGTCCGCGCCGAAAAACGGCACCGACGGATCGTCGCCGTCCCACTCGAGGTGGTCGGGCACCCACTCGCCAGCGAGCGGCGTCGCGACGGGGCTTGCGTGACCGCCGAACAGTTCCTCGACGATCCGCTCCTTGTCGAGCAATCGCGCGACGACGCGACGGAAGTACGGGTTGCTAAACGGTGCGTTCCGGACGTTGAACCCGACGTGGTAGAACGTCTGCGAGGACGACTCGAGCAGCCGAACCGACTCTGACTCGGTCACCTCGTCGACCGAGTACGCCTCGAGCGTCGAGATCGTCACGTCGGCGTTCCCGTTCTCGATCGCTTCGATCGCGGACGGGCTCCCGGGATGGACGGCCACTCGGAACGTCTCGACGGTCGCCTCCGGCAGTTCGTCGGCAGCCCGCGAGAAGTGCTCGTCGAAGCGCTCGAGCAGAATGGACTCGCGATCGGTTCGGTCTGCAAACTGGAACGGACCGCTCCCGACCGGCGGGACGTTCTCCGCGACGACGGCGGTAGTCGTGCCCCGGCCGACGGGAAGACCAGGGAGGTTGGCGTCGTCGGTCCTGTCCGTCCAGACGTGTTTCGGGAGGATCGGGACGGTAAACGCCCGTTCGCGTACGCTCTGGGTACCTGTCATCGGGATCGTGAGTGTCCGCTCGTCGTGTACCTCGATCGAGTTCGGGTCGACGATCGACGCGGGGCCGCGATACCGGGGCGACGGCGCCGGAACGTCGCTGTTTCCCAGCGACGTATCCTCGAGCAGCCGGTAGGTAAACCGGACGTCGGCCGCCGTCAGCGCCTCGCCGTCGTGCCACTCGACGTCGTCCCGGATCGTGACGGTCGCTGCCGACCCGTTCCACTCCCAGGACGTCGCGAGCCACGGCCGAACGTCGTCGCCGTCGACGGTTCCAAGCGAGTCGTAGACGAGGTTGACGATCGTCCCCCGGTTTCGGTACTCGACCGAAAGCGGGTTGAGATTCTGCGTCGGGCGAACGTCGGTGATGATGCCGTGCAGTTCCTCGCTCCCGTCGATCGGTTCGAGGCCGAGATAGCCCAGGCGAGTCGCGAGGTGGTCGTCCCAGTCGCCGAACTGGTCCTCGCGGACGAGTCGGTTCTCGTCTGGCGCGCAGACCGGGACGAACGGCTGTTCGGCTGCCACGGAGTCGGCGATCCGCTCGATCACCTCTCGACGCCGATCACCCTCCAGGACGCGCTGGCGCTCGAGGAGGTCGTCGAACGTCATACTCGTAAATCCGAAGGGGTTCTGCCAGCCCGGTTCGTCGGCGTACACCGAGTGGAGCGTCTCGTAGAGAAAATCCGGATCGATGCCGCCCGGGTGTCGCCCGACGTAGAGATCGAAGTCGTGGTTGACGAGAATCGTCCGCAGAAACTCCTCTTCTGCCAGCAGGTTGACGGTGGCGTCGATGCCGACCGCCTCGAGGTTATCTGCCAGCAGATTTGCGATCTGGACCGACTCTCTGTCGCCGTCTGCGGGGACGGTCGCGATCGACACGGAGAGGTGGTTGACGGTGTCGCGGTTGACGACGCTGCGAACCTGGCGGATGCAACCGCTCGTCGCAACTGTCAGTCCGGTTGCCGCTCCTGCCAGGAGCGCTCGCCTGCTGACACCACCCTTCTCGAGAGTCGATTCCCGGTCCATCTATCGTTCCCGTCATTTCGGCACTGGCGTATAACAGTATTGCGCCATCGCCTCGACCTGTTGACTTTCCAGGGTTTCGGCAGGTCGGACGAAAAACCGTGTTGGCCGATCGTCTCACTCGCGACGTAGTGACGGCCACCAGTCGTCGAACTCCTCCGAGAGCGACCAGCGCCCGACGAGCCGTCTCGAGAGAACGACGCTGATCGCGCCGAGACAGAGACCGGCCGTGACGTCGATCGCCCAGTGGATCGCGAGGTACATCGTCGAGACCGCGACGCTGGCCGCGAGGAGGGTGGCGGCGGGGACCCACTTCGGGTAGGCGTCGCGGGTCCGGTAGGCGAACATCGCGACCGTGGCCGAAAGCGACGTGTGCAACGACGGGAAGACGTTGGTGTTGTGGTTGACCTCTCCGGTGAGTTCCTGATACTGCGGGTACTGGTTGTACAGCATCGTCGTCTCGACGAGGTCCGGAATCCAGTTTCGCGGTCCGTAAGCGATGATGAGGACGTAACAGAGCAGTCCCAGCGTGTAGTTGAGCGTGTACGCCGTCAGCAGCTCCCGGAGCGGTCTGGTGTCCGACAGCGCGAAGTAGGCGACGACCGGGAAGATCAACACGAAGACGTAGCCGTAGACGTAGACGTACGAGAAGTACGCCGTCAACTCCGGCGTCGCGTACTCCTGAAACAGGAGGACGGTCTGGCCCTCGATCTCGTAGAACGTCGACGTCAGGTTCCAGCCGATCGACCAGGAGAGCGACGGCAGCGTCTCCCGGGCGGTCCGGTTGAACAGCAAGACGAGGACCAGGACGACGGCGATCGGTGCGGCGTCGCGAACGCGTGATCGCCACTCGGCTCTCGTCGTGGACAGTCGAGATTGCCCGACGAACACGCCGATCGAGATCGCCAGCAGGACGCCAACGACGGCAGCCACCTGCGCCAGAAGCTGTGCGAGCATCAGTACCTCGCCAGCAGATTCCCCCCGCTGTCGTACTGGAACCCGGCGGACTCGAACTTCGTCCGGGCCTCCTCCACGTCGAGTTCGCCGTCCGAACCGAGGAAGGGTGCCGCCGGATCCTCGCCGTTCCACGCCAGGTCGTCCGGCACCCACTCGTCGGTCACCGGCACCGCGGTCGGCGTGGCGTTGCCGTCGAACACGTCCTCGACGAGCCGCGCCTTGTCGAGCAGCCGCGCGACGATGCGCCGGAAGTGAGGGTTGCTGAACGGGGCGTGTCTGACGTTGAACCCGACGTGGTAGAACGACCGCGAGGGCGACTCGAGTAACTCGACGTTCTCGTACTCTCTCGCCTGGTCGAGGGCGTGGGTCTCGAGACTCGACATCGTCGCGTCCGCCGACCCGCTCCGGACCGTCTCGATCGCCGCCAGACTTCCTGGATCGATCGTGAGACGTAATCGATCGACGGTCGGCCCGGGGAGGCCGTCCTCGCGGAGGGTAAAGTGGTCTTCGAACCGCGTAAGTGTCACCGTCTCGCCCTCGGACCGGTCCTCTAGCTCGAAGGGGCCGCTGCCGATCGCTGGCACGTCACCGGTGACGACGTCCCACGTTCCCTGCGAGATGGACTGGTTTTGGTCGGTCGCGTCTTCGACCTGGCTCCACCAGACGTCTCTCGGCAGGATGGGGACGGTGAGCGCCCGTTCGCTGGCTGCTCGCCCGGCC
Protein-coding sequences here:
- a CDS encoding phosphatase PAP2 family protein — its product is MLAQLLAQVAAVVGVLLAISIGVFVGQSRLSTTRAEWRSRVRDAAPIAVVLVLVLLFNRTARETLPSLSWSIGWNLTSTFYEIEGQTVLLFQEYATPELTAYFSYVYVYGYVFVLIFPVVAYFALSDTRPLRELLTAYTLNYTLGLLCYVLIIAYGPRNWIPDLVETTMLYNQYPQYQELTGEVNHNTNVFPSLHTSLSATVAMFAYRTRDAYPKWVPAATLLAASVAVSTMYLAIHWAIDVTAGLCLGAISVVLSRRLVGRWSLSEEFDDWWPSLRRE
- a CDS encoding ABC transporter substrate-binding protein, which codes for MDRESTLEKGGVSRRALLAGAATGLTVATSGCIRQVRSVVNRDTVNHLSVSIATVPADGDRESVQIANLLADNLEAVGIDATVNLLAEEEFLRTILVNHDFDLYVGRHPGGIDPDFLYETLHSVYADEPGWQNPFGFTSMTFDDLLERQRVLEGDRRREVIERIADSVAAEQPFVPVCAPDENRLVREDQFGDWDDHLATRLGYLGLEPIDGSEELHGIITDVRPTQNLNPLSVEYRNRGTIVNLVYDSLGTVDGDDVRPWLATSWEWNGSAATVTIRDDVEWHDGEALTAADVRFTYRLLEDTSLGNSDVPAPSPRYRGPASIVDPNSIEVHDERTLTIPMTGTQSVRERAFTVPILPKHVWTDRTDDANLPGLPVGRGTTTAVVAENVPPVGSGPFQFADRTDRESILLERFDEHFSRAADELPEATVETFRVAVHPGSPSAIEAIENGNADVTISTLEAYSVDEVTESESVRLLESSSQTFYHVGFNVRNAPFSNPYFRRVVARLLDKERIVEELFGGHASPVATPLAGEWVPDHLEWDGDDPSVPFFGADGQLDESAARTAFEEVGFRYDEDGKLLARN
- a CDS encoding DUF2797 domain-containing protein; amino-acid sequence: MQVVGYEPSGTGSSLLLSDGDEVRHRPLETGDELAYGLGTRRCAGVVDGERHRACDRRDAPYCDYHTRTWVCARCTGTCLKDEMDCYDEHVVYLAAFAPDTFKVGVTRSWRLETRLREQGADRGAHVHTVSNGRIARELEAEIARHLTDRVRTPTKIDSLAATVDDDAWDALTAEYDVTDRYAFEYGLDLETRPVHETIASGTVVGVKGRLLVLERGGTNYAVDMRDLVGYDLETDGAAPRVQSSLGSF
- a CDS encoding phosphatase PAP2 family protein, with the translated sequence MLVRVLLQLIVVVAVMTAVSTAAVVGRDRLAKTRREYRDRLKSAAPITGILTISLLFNSVARQIVPDLSWMIGWEVTEVFYDIEGGFVLWVQSHATPVATTYFSFIYIYGYVFLLVFPVVAYFALSDTRPLRELLTAYTLNYTLGLLCYVLVIAYGPRNMIPELAEALLYETYPQYQHLTRQVNRNTNVFPSLHTSLSATIAMFAYRTRDVYPKWMPVAIFLAVSVAISTMYLAIHWTIDVLAGIVLAYVSITLSERFVDRWSASDLIEKWPLVKRFAER